A window from Pseudanabaena sp. BC1403 encodes these proteins:
- a CDS encoding LuxR C-terminal-related transcriptional regulator yields MTSPLKLIFESINQSQERHNLRSQVAPTIGEYFAATRSAIFFFDQLHLGNRDFQKILNVALSVEHNPIARYLVERHSPVHEGLVVTPKVWSLICPRPDHWHVMAGPIVNSGQLVGVVGCTREKAMTSFDTQNLADLSAICLHVSAWIATNTSQRQSLSSDLLTPRELQIAELVALGRTNAQIGIELWITENSVKQALKRMFRKLEVSSRAEMVGQLSTKQ; encoded by the coding sequence ATGACAAGTCCCTTAAAGCTGATCTTTGAATCAATCAACCAATCGCAGGAGCGACACAATTTGCGATCGCAGGTTGCACCGACTATTGGTGAATATTTTGCAGCTACGCGATCGGCGATTTTTTTCTTTGACCAATTACATTTGGGCAATCGTGATTTTCAGAAAATATTGAATGTGGCGCTATCGGTCGAACATAATCCCATTGCCCGTTATCTCGTCGAGCGACATTCTCCTGTCCATGAAGGTTTAGTTGTAACACCCAAAGTCTGGTCATTAATTTGCCCCCGACCCGATCATTGGCATGTTATGGCAGGTCCGATTGTCAATAGTGGTCAGTTAGTGGGCGTAGTCGGTTGCACTCGTGAGAAGGCAATGACTAGCTTTGATACGCAAAATTTAGCTGATTTGAGCGCGATCTGTTTGCATGTATCAGCTTGGATTGCAACGAATACATCTCAGCGTCAATCTCTGAGTAGCGATCTCTTAACACCTCGCGAGTTACAAATTGCGGAACTGGTTGCTCTTGGTCGAACAAATGCCCAAATTGGGATTGAGCTTTGGATTACAGAAAATTCTGTAAAGCAAGCTTTAAAGCGAATGTTCCGTAAACTTGAGGTTTCATCACGAGCAGAGATGGTTGGACAACTTTCTACGAAGCAATAG
- a CDS encoding protochlorophyllide reductase, translated as MSQYHKPTVIITGASSGVGLWSAKSMADKGWHIVMACRNIPKTEKAAESVGIPKSSYTIIQVDLGSLVSVREFVAKFRATGMPLDALLCNAAIYMPLLKEPLRSPEGFELTMTTNHLSHFLLCNLLLDDMKKSTYPDRRMVILGTVTHNPDELGGKIPPQPDLGNLEGFEKGFKPPISMANGKKFEPVRAYKESKVCNILTMRELHRRFHESTGITFTSLYPGCVADTPLFRNHYPLFQKLFPLFQKNITKGYVTQELSGERVADVIAAPEYKQSGAYWSWGNRQKKDGKSFVQTVSPQARDDARAERMWDLSAKLVRLV; from the coding sequence ATGTCACAGTATCACAAGCCTACAGTTATTATCACAGGCGCATCTTCAGGTGTTGGACTATGGTCTGCCAAGTCAATGGCAGACAAAGGCTGGCATATCGTCATGGCTTGCCGCAATATCCCCAAAACTGAAAAAGCCGCCGAATCCGTCGGTATTCCTAAAAGCAGCTACACAATCATCCAAGTTGATCTTGGTTCCCTAGTTAGTGTGCGCGAATTTGTGGCTAAGTTCCGCGCAACAGGAATGCCTCTTGATGCCTTGCTCTGTAACGCCGCGATCTATATGCCTTTACTCAAAGAACCATTGCGATCGCCTGAAGGTTTTGAGTTGACAATGACCACCAATCACCTCAGTCATTTCCTCCTCTGCAATCTGTTACTAGATGACATGAAAAAGTCCACCTATCCTGATCGCCGTATGGTCATCTTAGGAACTGTCACCCATAATCCCGATGAGCTGGGCGGTAAGATTCCTCCACAGCCAGATCTTGGTAATCTCGAAGGCTTTGAGAAAGGATTCAAGCCACCAATCTCCATGGCAAATGGGAAGAAATTTGAACCTGTCCGCGCCTACAAAGAGAGCAAAGTTTGCAATATCCTGACTATGAGAGAGTTGCACCGCCGCTTTCATGAATCCACTGGGATCACCTTCACATCTCTCTATCCTGGTTGCGTTGCTGATACGCCGCTCTTCCGCAATCACTATCCTCTCTTTCAGAAGCTATTCCCATTGTTCCAAAAGAATATTACCAAGGGATATGTCACTCAGGAGCTGTCAGGTGAAAGAGTTGCTGATGTTATCGCTGCTCCTGAATACAAACAGTCAGGAGCTTACTGGAGTTGGGGCAATCGGCAGAAAAAAGATGGTAAGTCCTTTGTTCAGACAGTCTCTCCTCAAGCTCGCGATGATGCCAGAGCCGAGCGCATGTGGGATTTGAGCGCCAAGTTGGTCAGATTAGTCTAA
- the bchE gene encoding magnesium-protoporphyrin IX monomethyl ester anaerobic oxidative cyclase — protein MKILIVNPPHPSIGSRIPLEQLPPLGLLCVGGSLIDAGHDVTLLDAEIGPLSHTEIVRQVVMHCPQVLLIGHSGSTSAHPIVVDLTRHFRAELPNITIIYGGVFPTYHFRDILAHEPQIDLIIRGEGEATVTKLMAAIECANHLPHDFVSVDGIAFRLDDGQIVETPPAPMIEDLDAYRVGWELIDLKKYSYYGGKQAVVMQFSRGCPHLCNYCGQRGFWARWRHRDPQKFAKEIAWLHRTHGVELINLADENPTVNKAIWRELCEAIIAENINVTIIGSTRADDIVRDADILHLYRKAGVERFLMGMENTDEATLKKIRKGGATQTDREAIQLLRKHGILSLATWVTDFEEVKDWDFIRSLRQLLLYDPDQIMTLYVTPHRWTGYYRIVSGRRIIQLDQRKWDYKHQVLQTLHMPPWRIFLWVKFIEIVLQTRPKALWRSFLQSDRAARHGMNWFTRMGKRVFLHEWWSFFFRDHRVSDGPTLDQFWGAPQDHQEIPLRILRPNNQHKI, from the coding sequence ATGAAAATTCTCATTGTCAATCCGCCACACCCATCAATAGGCAGTCGCATTCCACTTGAGCAGTTGCCACCACTAGGACTTCTGTGCGTGGGTGGGTCATTAATAGATGCTGGACATGATGTCACACTGCTCGATGCTGAAATTGGTCCCCTTTCGCATACTGAGATTGTTCGGCAAGTCGTTATGCACTGCCCACAGGTTCTTCTCATTGGACATTCTGGCTCGACATCGGCGCACCCAATTGTCGTCGATTTGACTCGGCACTTTCGTGCAGAGTTACCGAACATCACAATCATTTATGGTGGTGTCTTCCCAACTTATCATTTTCGTGACATCCTCGCTCATGAACCACAGATCGACCTGATTATTCGTGGCGAAGGTGAGGCTACCGTAACCAAATTGATGGCAGCTATTGAATGTGCTAATCATCTCCCTCATGATTTTGTCAGCGTAGATGGTATCGCTTTCCGCCTTGATGACGGTCAGATTGTTGAGACACCGCCAGCTCCTATGATTGAAGACCTCGATGCCTATCGCGTTGGCTGGGAATTGATTGATCTCAAAAAATATAGTTACTATGGCGGAAAGCAAGCTGTTGTTATGCAGTTCTCGCGGGGATGTCCACATCTATGCAACTACTGTGGTCAGCGCGGCTTCTGGGCGCGTTGGCGGCATCGCGACCCACAGAAATTCGCCAAAGAGATTGCTTGGCTCCATCGTACACACGGAGTGGAGCTAATTAACTTAGCTGACGAAAATCCAACTGTGAACAAGGCGATCTGGCGAGAACTTTGCGAGGCAATCATCGCCGAGAATATCAATGTGACTATTATCGGCTCAACTCGTGCGGATGATATTGTTCGAGATGCGGATATCCTACACCTGTATCGCAAAGCTGGTGTTGAGAGGTTTCTTATGGGGATGGAGAACACCGATGAGGCTACGCTCAAAAAAATTCGCAAGGGAGGAGCAACGCAGACCGATCGCGAGGCTATTCAACTGCTGCGAAAACATGGCATTCTGTCGCTCGCAACATGGGTAACTGACTTTGAGGAGGTGAAAGATTGGGATTTTATCCGCTCCCTGCGACAGTTGCTTTTGTATGATCCAGACCAGATTATGACGTTGTATGTCACACCACACAGATGGACAGGATACTACCGCATTGTATCTGGTCGCCGCATTATCCAACTAGATCAACGCAAGTGGGACTATAAACACCAAGTTCTACAGACACTACATATGCCACCTTGGCGCATTTTTCTATGGGTCAAGTTTATCGAAATTGTGCTGCAAACTCGCCCAAAGGCATTATGGAGATCGTTTCTCCAAAGCGATCGCGCGGCTCGACATGGGATGAACTGGTTTACCCGTATGGGGAAGCGTGTTTTTTTACACGAGTGGTGGAGTTTTTTCTTTCGCGATCACCGTGTAAGTGATGGTCCCACACTGGATCAATTCTGGGGTGCGCCACAAGATCATCAAGAGATTCCGCTACGCATCCTTCGTCCTAACAACCAACACAAAATATGA
- a CDS encoding reverse transcriptase family protein, translated as MTNQPRTRQELYDRIRRSSRDEVILEEMIRLGFWPAAGEMPKDPADEIRRKGEIMRELEDLRAQNRQLHNEEALKKEALAQRLAESKRKQQETKERRERERQERLEIWELKKQQEIVFLGEGVSAGLNKTECDRDRLQSYGLPEYGTSGEIAAAMGISLGELRFLAFARRASNISHYIRFKIAKKTGGERLISAPMPRLKRAQTWILYNILEQVDLHKAAHGFCRGRSIVTNAEPHVGADVVINLDLQDFFPSISYKRVKGLFISLGYSEAAATIFGLICTDAAVEAVELDGKTYYVALGDRHLPQGAPSSPAITNLICRRLDLRLTKMAASLGFVYTRYADDLTFSGSGENLRQICNVLKRTEAISTHEGFTIHPQKTRVLHKSQHQEVTGIVVNEKLNVDRETLKRFRATLFHIEKDGLAGKHWGNYPDLIQSIEGFANFVAMVNPEKGGKLKEQVQRIKAKYRPKRVKRIRRKSN; from the coding sequence ATGACTAACCAACCCCGCACCCGTCAGGAACTTTACGATCGCATTAGGCGTAGCTCCAGAGATGAAGTAATTCTGGAGGAAATGATTCGTTTAGGATTTTGGCCAGCCGCAGGTGAAATGCCCAAGGATCCTGCCGATGAGATTCGGCGCAAGGGCGAGATCATGCGGGAGCTTGAGGATTTACGAGCGCAAAATCGCCAACTGCATAACGAAGAAGCACTCAAAAAAGAAGCTTTAGCCCAGAGATTAGCGGAGTCTAAACGCAAACAGCAAGAAACCAAAGAGCGGCGAGAGCGAGAGCGGCAAGAACGTTTAGAAATTTGGGAACTCAAGAAACAACAAGAAATTGTATTTCTAGGTGAAGGAGTTTCCGCAGGACTCAATAAAACCGAATGCGATCGCGATCGCTTACAAAGCTACGGCTTACCAGAATATGGCACATCAGGAGAGATTGCTGCTGCCATGGGAATCAGCCTCGGTGAACTGCGGTTTTTAGCCTTTGCACGACGGGCTAGCAATATCTCTCACTACATCCGTTTCAAAATCGCTAAGAAAACAGGCGGCGAGCGGTTGATTTCTGCACCGATGCCAAGGCTCAAACGAGCGCAGACATGGATTCTCTATAACATTTTAGAGCAAGTAGATTTACATAAGGCGGCGCATGGATTTTGTCGTGGGAGATCGATTGTCACCAATGCCGAGCCACATGTGGGAGCCGATGTGGTTATTAATCTAGACTTACAAGATTTTTTTCCTTCTATCTCTTACAAGCGGGTCAAGGGATTGTTTATATCTTTAGGCTATTCTGAAGCTGCTGCCACGATATTTGGACTAATTTGTACTGATGCTGCTGTAGAGGCAGTAGAACTTGATGGCAAAACCTATTATGTGGCTTTAGGCGATCGCCATTTACCCCAAGGCGCACCCAGCAGCCCAGCTATTACCAATTTAATTTGTCGTCGCCTCGATCTGCGTCTTACTAAGATGGCAGCAAGTCTGGGTTTTGTGTATACCCGCTATGCTGATGATTTGACCTTCTCTGGTTCTGGTGAGAATTTGCGACAGATCTGTAATGTGCTGAAACGGACGGAAGCGATCTCAACTCATGAGGGATTCACCATCCATCCCCAAAAGACGAGAGTTCTCCATAAGTCTCAACATCAAGAAGTAACAGGGATTGTAGTCAATGAGAAGCTAAATGTGGATAGAGAGACACTCAAACGTTTTCGGGCTACCTTGTTTCACATTGAGAAGGATGGATTAGCAGGAAAGCATTGGGGTAACTATCCTGATTTAATTCAATCGATTGAAGGCTTTGCGAACTTTGTGGCTATGGTCAATCCTGAAAAGGGTGGCAAGCTCAAGGAGCAAGTCCAGCGCATTAAAGCCAAGTACAGACCAAAACGTGTAAAGCGCATAAGACGAAAAAGTAACTAA
- a CDS encoding WGR domain-containing protein, producing the protein MSEQKTYLELSEGDSGSHKFYEVTVNGSEVTIRYGRIGDRGQTKVSTFATPEKALADATKKINEKKRKGYGLAVMGERQKRSVTRRSGAIAESYNQSRKGRRSPIIQAPVVWRFDTGASALGIYIKDDLCFVGNQAGKISAITHDGKVQIQYKLPDGVKCILADDDWLYAGCDDGNVYDLSGKLPRVAYAIADNVDIFWIDVKDGILAVSDAAGYVTVINHDDESQWSKKSAGDRGWMVRCDEIGVYHGYNNGVTMYDWEDGTEIWSHRVNGLVGFGWQEESSIFASTTTGNVHRFSKKGDVEAVYRCDAYLCSCATAENGKYVFAGDTYGAIYCFNEAGDRLWKLDSGCGASQSMQFFKDHLYIVTHLGFLACIDASEAAILAAQSGTVTETVNIKASTLEDILPSATLETTSDSSQGVLVECFQDGSKLRIRVISDGYNQNWKVQFPKDIREAGARYLVEEIRESSNGSFYRTFGDIRRLV; encoded by the coding sequence ATGTCAGAACAAAAAACCTATTTGGAACTATCCGAAGGAGATAGTGGCTCTCATAAGTTTTATGAAGTAACTGTAAATGGTTCAGAAGTAACCATCCGCTATGGTCGGATCGGCGATCGCGGACAAACTAAAGTCTCAACCTTTGCCACACCTGAGAAAGCTCTGGCTGATGCCACTAAAAAAATTAACGAAAAGAAACGCAAAGGCTATGGGCTAGCCGTCATGGGCGAACGCCAGAAAAGATCTGTCACTCGTCGTTCAGGCGCGATCGCAGAGAGCTATAACCAGTCTAGAAAAGGAAGGCGATCGCCAATCATTCAAGCGCCTGTGGTATGGCGGTTTGACACGGGTGCAAGCGCCTTGGGGATTTATATCAAAGACGATCTCTGTTTCGTCGGAAATCAAGCAGGTAAGATTTCCGCAATTACCCATGATGGCAAAGTCCAGATTCAATACAAGCTTCCAGATGGAGTGAAATGTATTCTCGCTGATGATGATTGGCTTTATGCTGGTTGTGATGATGGCAATGTCTATGATCTCAGTGGCAAATTGCCGCGTGTGGCTTACGCCATTGCCGATAATGTGGATATCTTTTGGATTGATGTCAAAGATGGCATTCTCGCTGTTTCCGATGCGGCGGGATATGTGACCGTGATTAATCATGATGATGAGTCGCAATGGTCGAAAAAGAGCGCAGGCGATCGCGGCTGGATGGTGCGTTGTGATGAGATTGGGGTATATCATGGCTACAACAATGGGGTCACGATGTATGACTGGGAGGATGGAACAGAAATTTGGTCGCATCGAGTCAATGGTTTGGTGGGCTTTGGTTGGCAAGAGGAGTCCAGCATCTTTGCTTCGACAACTACTGGAAATGTCCACCGCTTTAGCAAAAAAGGTGATGTTGAGGCTGTCTATCGTTGCGATGCCTATCTCTGCTCCTGTGCCACGGCTGAGAATGGCAAGTATGTATTTGCAGGCGATACCTATGGCGCGATCTACTGTTTTAATGAAGCAGGCGATCGCCTCTGGAAGCTAGACTCTGGCTGTGGCGCGTCCCAGTCTATGCAATTCTTTAAAGATCATCTCTACATTGTGACGCACTTGGGCTTTTTGGCTTGCATTGATGCCAGTGAAGCAGCGATTCTAGCAGCTCAGTCTGGCACTGTGACCGAAACAGTCAATATCAAAGCTTCAACTTTAGAGGATATTCTCCCTTCTGCAACCTTAGAAACCACTTCTGATAGTAGTCAAGGCGTATTAGTGGAATGTTTCCAAGATGGAAGTAAATTGCGAATTCGCGTTATCTCTGACGGCTACAATCAGAATTGGAAAGTCCAATTTCCTAAAGATATTCGCGAAGCTGGCGCACGTTATCTGGTTGAAGAAATCCGAGAATCTTCCAATGGTAGTTTTTATCGTACCTTTGGCGATATTAGAAGGTTAGTTTAA
- a CDS encoding WGR domain-containing protein yields the protein MSEQTTTYLELSEGDSGSHKFYEVIVNNTNVSIRYGRIGDRGQTKVSAFDTPEKALADATKKINEKKRKGYALAVMGKRQKRSVTRRQITSTKSSSKQSPVIWKFATGASAFGVSVDEMGYWVGNQDGRIYTLTHDGQVTNQFKLPDGVKCIVSDRDWLYAGCDDGKVYDLGGKVPRVAYEIARDVDIFWLDISDGILGVSDRDGGITTINHEDESKWTKRSSGTAGWMVRCDEIGIYHGHSQGVTMYDWEDGQVIWNQPTQGDVLFGWQEESMIYVGTYNKLVQSFTKKGEIGTAYQCDAAIYSCATAGDGEYVFAGDNCSSIYCFNRDGDRLWKLGTGCGSAYSMQFFNGRLYIVTTDGSFACIDASETAIQAAQAGTFTQAVNIKSPKLEDILPSTTLETTSDSSRGVLLECFQEGSKLRIRVISDGYDQTWKVQFPKDIREAGARYLVDEIRESSNGSFYRTFGDIRKLV from the coding sequence ATGTCAGAACAAACAACAACATATTTAGAGCTATCGGAAGGAGATAGTGGTTCTCACAAGTTTTATGAAGTAATTGTGAATAATACAAATGTGTCGATTCGCTATGGTCGGATTGGCGATCGCGGACAAACCAAAGTCTCTGCCTTTGATACACCTGAGAAAGCTCTGGCTGATGCCACCAAAAAAATCAACGAAAAGAAGCGTAAAGGTTATGCCCTAGCTGTAATGGGCAAGCGCCAGAAAAGATCTGTTACTCGCCGACAAATTACCAGTACCAAATCATCCTCTAAACAGTCGCCAGTCATCTGGAAGTTTGCCACTGGAGCATCTGCCTTTGGTGTCTCTGTCGATGAAATGGGTTACTGGGTTGGTAATCAAGATGGGCGGATCTATACTCTCACTCACGATGGTCAAGTTACGAATCAGTTCAAACTACCTGATGGCGTAAAGTGTATTGTTAGCGATCGCGATTGGCTATATGCAGGATGTGATGACGGTAAGGTCTATGACTTGGGTGGAAAAGTGCCGCGTGTTGCCTATGAGATTGCACGGGATGTTGATATTTTTTGGCTAGATATTAGCGATGGCATTTTAGGGGTGTCAGATCGAGATGGTGGTATTACCACCATCAATCATGAGGATGAATCGAAATGGACAAAACGTAGCAGTGGCACTGCTGGCTGGATGGTGCGTTGCGATGAGATTGGCATCTATCACGGGCATAGTCAAGGCGTAACGATGTATGACTGGGAAGATGGACAAGTGATCTGGAATCAGCCCACCCAAGGCGATGTCCTATTCGGTTGGCAAGAGGAGTCCATGATTTATGTTGGTACTTATAACAAGTTAGTCCAAAGTTTCACCAAAAAAGGTGAAATCGGCACTGCCTATCAATGTGATGCTGCCATCTATTCCTGTGCGACCGCAGGCGATGGTGAGTATGTATTTGCTGGTGATAACTGTTCTTCGATCTATTGTTTCAACCGTGATGGCGATCGCCTCTGGAAATTGGGAACTGGTTGCGGCTCTGCTTATTCGATGCAGTTCTTTAATGGGAGGTTATACATCGTCACAACTGACGGCTCTTTTGCTTGTATTGATGCTAGTGAAACCGCAATTCAAGCTGCTCAAGCAGGAACATTCACTCAAGCCGTTAATATCAAGTCTCCGAAATTAGAGGATATTTTACCATCTACGACATTGGAAACTACTTCAGATAGTAGCCGTGGTGTATTGTTAGAATGTTTCCAAGAAGGAAGCAAGTTGAGAATTCGCGTTATCTCTGATGGCTATGACCAGACTTGGAAGGTGCAATTCCCCAAAGACATTCGCGAAGCAGGCGCACGTTATCTCGTTGACGAAATTCGCGAATCTTCCAATGGTAGTTTTTATCGTACCTTTGGAGATATTAGAAAGTTAGTTTAG
- a CDS encoding radical SAM protein — translation MNQSYFQSEHLLFDPATPDHDAVNIVFAFPNTYTVGITSLGYQGVWANLATRSQINVSRWFTDAHEDLPRKIEILGFSFSWELDYVNILAALKKFDIPIDTCDRNDEHPLIFGGGPVLTANPEPFAAWFDIVLLGDGEELIGNFLNAYHEVRHASREVKLRHLAKLDGIYVPLLYEVTYESDDGAIASIQPIDSEIPATIHKQTYKGNTLSASTVVTEKAAWESIFMVEVVRSCPEMCRFCLASYLTLPFRTASLESSLIPAIAKGLEVTKRLGLLGASITQHPEFDTLLDHLAQPQFDDVRLSLASVRTNTLTEKLARILSTRDSRSVTIAIESGSERLREIINKKLHNDEIKQAAVNAQAGGLKSLKLYGMAGVPMENDDDIDQTIEMLISLRKIAPKLKLTFGCSTFVPKSHTPWQWQGISTTAEKKMQYFRKKLLPKGIDFRPESYKDSIVQGLISRGDRRLTKLLRLACSYSDGDVPSDGSYKRAFKELRGQLPPLAWYVHEDWDVNQVLPWQHLRSALPVETLIKHRKTSLAF, via the coding sequence TTGAACCAATCCTACTTTCAGTCCGAACATTTACTCTTTGACCCAGCCACACCAGATCACGATGCAGTAAATATTGTCTTTGCTTTTCCCAATACCTACACCGTGGGAATTACGAGCTTAGGCTATCAAGGCGTTTGGGCAAATTTAGCCACGCGATCGCAGATCAACGTGAGCCGATGGTTTACCGATGCCCATGAGGACTTACCACGGAAGATTGAAATATTAGGATTTTCGTTTTCATGGGAACTAGATTATGTCAATATTCTTGCCGCTTTAAAAAAATTTGATATTCCCATCGATACCTGCGATCGCAATGATGAGCATCCATTAATATTTGGAGGAGGCCCAGTTCTCACCGCCAATCCAGAACCATTCGCAGCATGGTTTGATATTGTGCTACTTGGCGATGGTGAAGAATTAATTGGGAACTTCTTAAATGCTTATCACGAAGTTCGCCATGCTAGTCGCGAAGTAAAATTGCGCCATTTGGCAAAATTAGATGGAATTTACGTTCCGTTATTGTATGAAGTAACCTACGAATCCGATGATGGTGCGATCGCTTCAATTCAACCCATAGATTCTGAAATTCCTGCCACAATCCATAAACAAACCTACAAAGGGAACACTCTCTCTGCCTCTACAGTGGTTACAGAGAAAGCCGCATGGGAAAGTATCTTTATGGTGGAAGTGGTACGAAGCTGTCCTGAGATGTGTCGCTTCTGTTTAGCAAGTTATTTAACACTTCCCTTTAGAACCGCTAGTTTAGAGTCAAGTCTGATACCTGCGATCGCAAAAGGATTAGAGGTAACTAAACGCCTAGGCTTACTTGGTGCATCAATTACCCAACATCCTGAATTTGATACATTGCTCGATCATCTCGCCCAGCCTCAGTTTGATGATGTGCGGCTCAGCCTTGCCTCAGTCCGCACCAATACCCTAACGGAAAAATTAGCCCGAATCCTCTCTACTCGTGATAGTCGCTCTGTCACCATTGCGATCGAGAGTGGCTCTGAACGTTTGCGCGAAATCATCAATAAGAAATTGCATAATGATGAAATCAAGCAAGCGGCGGTCAATGCTCAAGCTGGTGGATTGAAATCGTTAAAACTCTATGGCATGGCAGGCGTACCGATGGAAAATGATGACGATATCGACCAAACGATCGAGATGCTAATTTCTCTTCGTAAAATCGCGCCAAAGCTGAAGCTCACTTTTGGTTGCAGTACGTTTGTACCTAAGTCTCATACGCCTTGGCAATGGCAGGGCATCAGCACTACTGCCGAAAAGAAAATGCAGTATTTCCGCAAAAAACTATTACCTAAAGGAATTGATTTTCGCCCTGAAAGTTATAAAGATTCGATTGTGCAAGGGCTAATTTCCAGAGGCGATCGCCGTCTAACCAAGTTATTGCGTCTAGCTTGTAGCTATAGTGATGGCGATGTTCCTAGTGATGGTTCCTATAAACGTGCTTTTAAGGAATTGCGTGGACAGTTACCGCCTCTAGCTTGGTATGTCCATGAAGATTGGGATGTTAATCAAGTTCTACCTTGGCAACATCTTCGCAGCGCTTTGCCCGTAGAGACATTAATTAAACATCGCAAAACTTCTCTAGCTTTTTAA
- a CDS encoding competence/damage-inducible protein A, translated as MNVGAEILCIGTELLLGEILNSNAQYLAQQLALLGVPHFYQTVVGDNPDRIHQALEIAASRSNLIITTGGLGPTPDDLTTEAIANFFNTPLEERPEIWERIQQMAAQTGRTLTPNNRKQALLPKGAEILHNPVGTAPGMIWEPQPNLLILTFPGVPSEMHPMWEQTAAPLLQSRNYGQGTFHSKVLLYWGIAESALATKVNHFFDLKNPTVAPYANYGQARLRITARANTQEEAIALIAPVEAEIRELTGEFCYGTDEDTLASVAGSLLQGCGQTLTVAESCTGGWLGEALTEVSGSSSYFLGGVISYSNDVKVDLLNVDRQVLDQHGAVSAIVAEQMAIGIKAKLKSDWGISITGIAGPTGGTETKPVGLIYVGIAHPDGKVEAIELRFSPSRGRNWIRKATVMSALDLFRKRFVMIK; from the coding sequence ATGAATGTTGGCGCGGAGATCCTTTGCATTGGCACAGAATTATTGTTGGGCGAAATTCTCAATAGTAATGCTCAGTATTTAGCGCAGCAACTTGCCTTGTTGGGAGTGCCACATTTTTATCAAACCGTTGTTGGTGACAACCCCGATCGCATTCACCAAGCTTTAGAAATTGCGGCGAGTCGCTCTAACTTGATTATTACCACTGGTGGACTTGGTCCTACACCCGATGATTTGACAACTGAGGCGATCGCTAATTTTTTCAACACACCCCTCGAAGAACGTCCCGAAATTTGGGAGCGCATCCAGCAGATGGCGGCGCAAACTGGACGGACTCTCACACCTAATAATCGCAAACAAGCGCTACTACCTAAGGGTGCAGAAATACTACATAATCCCGTTGGGACTGCCCCAGGGATGATCTGGGAACCGCAGCCCAATTTATTGATCCTGACTTTTCCTGGTGTGCCTAGCGAGATGCATCCCATGTGGGAGCAGACTGCTGCGCCATTGCTGCAATCCCGAAACTATGGACAAGGTACTTTTCATTCTAAGGTTTTGCTGTACTGGGGCATAGCTGAATCTGCTCTTGCAACGAAGGTTAACCACTTCTTTGATCTTAAGAATCCTACTGTTGCGCCTTATGCCAATTACGGACAAGCAAGACTACGAATTACTGCAAGGGCTAATACTCAAGAAGAGGCGATCGCCTTAATTGCTCCTGTCGAAGCCGAGATTCGTGAACTCACGGGTGAGTTTTGCTATGGCACTGATGAGGATACCCTTGCGAGTGTTGCTGGTAGCCTCTTACAAGGGTGTGGGCAAACTCTTACAGTTGCTGAATCTTGCACAGGCGGATGGTTAGGTGAAGCTTTAACCGAGGTTTCAGGCAGTTCTAGTTATTTCCTTGGTGGTGTAATTAGTTATAGCAATGATGTCAAAGTTGATTTACTTAATGTCGATCGCCAAGTTCTTGATCAGCATGGGGCGGTTAGTGCGATCGTGGCTGAACAAATGGCGATCGGGATCAAAGCAAAACTCAAGTCTGATTGGGGGATTAGTATTACAGGGATCGCGGGACCAACTGGTGGCACGGAGACCAAACCTGTGGGCTTAATTTATGTTGGGATCGCGCATCCAGATGGCAAAGTCGAGGCGATCGAGTTGCGTTTTAGTCCCTCTAGAGGAAGAAATTGGATTAGAAAGGCAACTGTAATGTCAGCTTTAGATTTGTTTAGGAAAAGATTTGTTATGATTAAGTAA
- a CDS encoding KH domain-containing protein, translating into MPDYNALISFLLKPLLAHPDALRVDFESNSKSDRVWIRVAFDPEDRGRIFGKGGRTIQAVRTVVMTAAEEAGHSARFEVFDPTPNSNSDDYQDRNAEYSDPERQQVQVERPRINVEKPKRREINN; encoded by the coding sequence GTGCCAGACTATAACGCCTTAATTAGTTTTTTGCTGAAGCCATTATTAGCTCATCCAGACGCGCTGCGGGTAGATTTTGAGTCAAATAGCAAAAGCGATCGCGTCTGGATCAGAGTTGCTTTCGATCCAGAAGATCGGGGGCGAATTTTTGGTAAAGGGGGACGGACGATTCAAGCAGTTCGGACTGTGGTGATGACTGCCGCTGAAGAAGCTGGACATAGCGCCAGATTTGAAGTTTTTGACCCAACCCCTAACTCAAATTCTGACGATTATCAAGACCGAAATGCAGAGTATTCAGATCCCGAACGACAACAAGTACAAGTTGAGCGTCCTCGAATCAATGTCGAAAAACCGAAGCGGCGTGAAATCAATAACTAA